In Nonlabens agnitus, the DNA window ATTTGTAATTAAAGCCACTCATGCGAGTGGTTTCAATATCATTGTAAAGGATAAGTCAAATCTGGATAGAAAAAAAACCATAAAGAAACTCGATAAATGGTTAGGCATAAATCAATATTACCGCAAAGGTCAAGAATGGGCCTATAAAGATATTGAACCCAGAATTGTTGTAGAAAAATTTCTAGAAGAAGAAGGAAGATCCTTTTTAGTCGATTATAAATTTTATTGTTTTAATGGAGAAATCAAGTTCTTCACAGCTCACTTAGATAGATTTACCGGTCATAACCATACCACTTATGATGTAGATTTTAATCTGCTACCATTCGGTCATGAAACACTTCATGATAGTGAAGCTGAGGCGATCGAAAAGCCTAGCAATCTTGAAGAGATGATCACGCTAGCGACTAAATTATCTGAAAACCTACCTTTTGTAAGAGTGGACTTTTATTCTATTGATGGTAAAACAATTTTTGGCGAACTTACACTCTATCCAGCTGATGCTCGGCTTAAATGGCTTCCAGAAGAATACAATAAGATTATAGGAGATTATTTTGTCTTACCAGAACTCAATGAAGAAAAAGAGCCCATCACTAGTTTTCCTTAGTGAGATTTGATATCACCTCAATATTAAATTAATTCATCCATATCCATGACTCAAACAGAATTTACGATAGATGCAGTCATTTTGTGGGTTGATGGAAATGATAAGGAACACCGCAAAAAAATGCTTCCTTATCTCGAGGTAAGTTCTAAAATCAATGATGAAGGATTTAGAACCAGATTTGATCAAGTAAATGAAATTGAGTTTACGGTAAATTCGATCCTTAAGTTCGCTCCGTTCATAAGAAATATCTTCATCATCACAGATAATCAAACGCCTAGGTTTCTTAAAGAAAAAGGCTCTGACCATTCATTTGAGAAGGTTGTAATAGTGGATCACAAAGAGGTGTTTGACGGATTTGAAGAATACTTGCCTACATTTAACAACAGGTCCATCGAGAGCTGTATACATAGAATACCCAACCTCGCTGAGCATTTTATTTATATGAATGATGACTTTTTCCTCATCAACAAAACCGTGCCAGAGGATTTCTTTAGAAATGGTCTTCCGGTTCTGAGAGGTAAATGGTTGAATCTAGACGAGAATATTTTTTATAAAAAATTCAGCAAGCAACGTTATGGTCATAAATATGCCCAACAGGCCTCTGCAAAACTCGCGGGACATTCACGAT includes these proteins:
- a CDS encoding ATP-grasp fold amidoligase family protein; this translates as MSNPIRHFAMRTLRKMRWLPPKFYVKCHYEYFSGKKMDLDNPLEFNEKLEWYKVFYHPKILNQLADKYAVRAYVERKIGSQYLNELYGVYKKGEEIPFDELPDRFVIKATHASGFNIIVKDKSNLDRKKTIKKLDKWLGINQYYRKGQEWAYKDIEPRIVVEKFLEEEGRSFLVDYKFYCFNGEIKFFTAHLDRFTGHNHTTYDVDFNLLPFGHETLHDSEAEAIEKPSNLEEMITLATKLSENLPFVRVDFYSIDGKTIFGELTLYPADARLKWLPEEYNKIIGDYFVLPELNEEKEPITSFP
- a CDS encoding stealth family protein, encoding MTQTEFTIDAVILWVDGNDKEHRKKMLPYLEVSSKINDEGFRTRFDQVNEIEFTVNSILKFAPFIRNIFIITDNQTPRFLKEKGSDHSFEKVVIVDHKEVFDGFEEYLPTFNNRSIESCIHRIPNLAEHFIYMNDDFFLINKTVPEDFFRNGLPVLRGKWLNLDENIFYKKFSKQRYGHKYAQQASAKLAGHSRYYNFRHTPHPLKKSTLAEYFSKHQDVFLNNIQHRFRNRTQILPQGLSNHLEIKNKTCYLENNLKLIYFRSYKKPLLWYKYKLQYRSSDKLFMGLQSLDRCPPKTLNFFFDWLTNRILS